A window from Hypomesus transpacificus isolate Combined female chromosome 26, fHypTra1, whole genome shotgun sequence encodes these proteins:
- the LOC124487450 gene encoding proteasome subunit alpha type-7-like produces the protein MSARYDRAITVFSPDGHLFQVEYAQEAVKKGSTAVGIRGKDIVVLGVEKKSVAKLQEERTVRKICALDEHVCMAFAGLTADARIVINRARVECQSHRLTVEDPVTVEYITRHIATLKQRYTQSNGRRPFGISALIVGFDYDGTPRLYQTDPSGTYHAWKANAIGRSAKTVREFLEKNYTEEAIATDNDAIKLAIKALLEVVQSGGKNIELAVIRRSQPLKLLEATEIETLVAEIEKEKEEEADKKKQKKSS, from the exons ATGTCTGCTAGATACGACAGAGCTATTACAGTATTTTCTCCTGATGGACATCTTTTTCAAGTGGAGTATGCTCAAGAGGCAGTGAAAAAGGGTTCTACTGCG GTTGGCATCAGAGGGAAAGACATAGTGGTTCTGGGTGTTGAGAAAAAGTCCGTAGCCAAACTGCAAGAGGAGAGGACTGTCCGAAAGATATGTGCCCTGGATGAGCACGTGTGCATGGCTTTTGCAG GTCTGACAGCAGATGCTCGGATCGTCATAAACAGAGCCAGGGTGGAGTGCCAGAGCCACCGTCTCACTGTAGAAGATCCTGTTACTGTGGAGTACATCACCCGACATATCGCCACACTCAAGCAG CGCTATACCCAGAGCAACGGACGCAGACCGTTTGGTATCTCTGCCCTGATTGTGGGCTTTGACTATGACGGCACCCCTCGGCTGTACCAAACAGATCCTTCCGGAACATATCACGCTTGGAAG GCAAACGCCATCGGTCGCAGTGCAAAGACGGTCCGAGAGTTCCTTGAGAAGAACTACACGGAGGAGGCCATCGCGACGGACAATGATGCCATCAAGCTCGCTATCAAGGCCCTCCTCGAG GTTGTCCAATCAGGAGGCAAGAACATTGAGCTGGCTGTTATACGGAGGAGTCAACCActgaag CTTCTCGAGGCTACAGAAATTGAAACGCTTGTGGCCGAAattgagaaggagaaagaggaggaggccgACAAGAAGAAACAGAAGAAGTCCTCCTAA
- the taf4b gene encoding transcription initiation factor TFIID subunit 4B, translated as MTNAPGKALVIAVPRPTAPQPTPVTQRPPSTSLQLPASFQIPPGMVLIRSDSGQLMLVSQQALAQAQQGTRTSSNAASRPLTPQVMHYGNKQHISLQVSAATTIKKTDNLSMIRVPPPPNMRLAPTAQRTPVIKVVGPAVPTPQVVQAPHPIVRPGSQPRPQTPVAKTNAPNVATTTITRETLENVKKCKNFLVTLIKLASSGTQSPDMAKNVRELVRSLLDGSIEPEEFTDRLYRELKSSPQPYLVPFLKKSLPAVRQLTPNPQLFIQQVDQPKPQAPPSKGPTPAPTARTPSLLSANIKPSVAIAGRQPYKPAQLVIQHPRGVAGMPAVTSSASSCRILTVSDRTMAKPIVLQSGQRHTGAIFRRAPFKAFAPAPQTHTFKHSGGSYREDDDINDVASMAGVNLSEENARILATDSAMVGSVVQSCRDEPFLPPGPLLTRILHAGEAVGVCVREVGPDVVNLVSHATQERLRGLLEKVSVVAQHRKIALKEDFRHTQVSDVRSQLRFLEQLEGLEKQRRDEEERDQLLRIARSRSNTEDPDRQLLKQRAKELQQLEQAQLQHREANLTALAAIGPRKKRPQDSAGTQVSTVLQRAGVRRVTRVSLRDLLFCMEQDPALRHSLALYNALLR; from the exons ATGACTAACGCTCCGGGCAAAGCATTAGTGATAGCTGTGCCTAGACCAACAGCTCCACAGCCTACGCCAGTAACACAGCGACCCCCGTCTACATCCTTACAGCTACCAGCTAGCTTCCAGATACCGCCAG GTATGGTGCTCATCCGAAGTGATAGCGGTCAGCTGATGTTGGTTTCCCAGCAAGCTCTTGCCCAAGCCCAGCAGGGAACCAGAACATCCAGCAATGCTGCTTCCAGACCTCTAACCCCACAGGTGATGCACT ATGGTAACAAGCAGCATATTTCACTACAGGTGTCTGCAGCAACTACCATCAAAAAGACAGACAACCTGTCTATGATCAGagttcctccccctcccaacaTGCGCCTGGCCCCCACCGCACAAAGAACTCCTGTGATTAAG gtgGTAGGGCCGGCGGTTCCCACCCCTCAAGTCGTTCAGGCACCACATCCAATCGTGCGGCCAGGGTCTCAGCCCAGGCCCCAGACCCCCGTGGCGAAAACCAACGCCCCTAACGTCGCCACCACTACAATCACACGG GAGACCTTGGAGAACGTGAAGAAATGCAAGAACTTCCTGGTGACGCTGATAAAGCTGGCCTCCAGTGGCACCCAGTCCCCTGACATGGCCAAGAATGTCCGAGAGCTTGTCAGGAGTCTGCtg GATGGAAGCATAGAACCTGAGGAATTCACCGACAGACTATATCGCGAGCTGAAGTCCTCTCCGCAACCATACCTGGTCCCTTTCCTAAAG AAAAGCCTGCCCGCTGTGCGCCAGCTCACCCCCAATCCCCAGCTCTTCATCCAGCAGGTGGACCAACCCAAGCCCCAGGCTCCGCCCTCCAAgggccccaccccagcccccaccgCCCGCACCCCTTCCCTGCTCTCCGCCAACATCAAGCCCTCCGTCGCCATCGCTGGGAGACAGCCTTACAAGCCGGCCCAGCTG GTGATTCAGCATCCCAGGGGTGTAGCCGGTATGCCTGCTGTGACATCGTCAGCCTCGTCCTGCCGGATCCTGACCGTGTCTGACAGAACCATGGCCAAACCGATAGTCCTCCAGTCTGGGCAGCGCCACACAG GGGCCATTTTCCGACGGGCGCCTTTCAAAGCCTTCGCCCCTGcgccccagacacacaccttcaaGCACAGTGGCGGCTCCTACAG AGAGGACGATGACATCAACGACGTGGCCTCCATGGCCGGGGTCAACCTGAGCGAGGAGAACGCCCGCATCCTAGCCACCGACTCGGCCATGGTGGGCTCCGTGGTGCAGTCGTGTCGCGACGAGCCTTTCctgccccccggccccctgctCACACGCATCCTCCACGCCG gtgaggctgtgggcgtgtgtgtgcgtgaggtgGGGCCGGACGTGGTCAACCTGGTTTCTCACGCCACTCAGGAGCGCCTCAGAGGCCTGCTGGAGAAGGTCTCTGTGGTGGCACAGCACCGCAAGATTGCCCTCAAG gaGGATTTCCGCCACACGCAGGTGAGCGACGTGCGCTCCCAGCTGCGCTtcctggagcagctggagggtctggagaagcagaggagagacgaggaggagcGCGACCAGCTGCTCCGCATCGCCAGG aGTCGATCGAACACAGAAGACCCCGACAGACAGTTGCTCAAACAGCGGGCCAAAGAG CTGCAGCAGTTGGAGCAAGCTCAGCTCCAGCACAGGGAAGCCAACCTGACTGCCTTGGCTGCCATAGGGCCCCGCAAGAAGAGGCCCCAGGACTCCGCGGGAACCCAGGTTTCTACcg TGCTGCAGAGGGCCGGCGTTCGGCGGGTCACCCGGGTATCCCTGAGAGACCTGCTGTTCTGTATGGAGCAGGACCCTGCCCTGCGCCACTCCCTGGCCCTGTACAACGCACTGCTCCGATAG
- the LOC124487600 gene encoding uncharacterized protein LOC124487600: protein MPGSGDCSSDATETEQDEHMSCPERSGDEEEDEIQEVQITGEEEDEYGEDVEFEWESESVDPSSCSAAETEAVVMRNTDRCGGLGEEVDQFHIPGLDSELEGDSQRSDRSRLSENTRLATRYAVRIFREYLSEKAQSPDFETLDKEALCAVLRSFYAEARSKSGQLYSKSSLISIRSSLNRYLNEPPYCRTLDLTKDPELRSANLTLAAVIRKLEEQGAGPVVQKQAITRSDLRKLYTSGAFNTDTPFGLLNKVWFETCMYFCTRGRENQRELEEDSFGLAIDEDGRKFIFFKALGPYHRSRSASWTKKRPDTDEETLPRMYETGTEFCPYASFVKYVSKRNPLCKAFFQRPRDHCCASDMTWYENKAIGKNLLGTRMQMLSRAAKLSKTYTNHCIGAVSIATLNSIAGIGAKSATLYVASETVNGAQSHLQLVIPYIRQVTDAVELKPQRTTRRARTLCPNDVSGPPSPKKPCVRSERGDSPAFMERETDPVPTRPPDSHSGEPNSQSPAILLPVQDSRSSSGSMTSRPLVSVSPASPLGSGGIPTPAQLTKTSAPVHIDVGGHMYTSSLATLTKYPESRIGRLFDGTEPIVLDSLKQHYFIDRDGPMFRYILNFLRTSKLLIPDDFKEYFLLYEESKFFQLAPLQAELERWRSEREARSAWRPCECVVVRVAPELGERITLSGERALIEDVFPEVGDVMCHSVNAGWNHDSTHLIRFPLNGYCRLNSVQVLERLQQRGFEIAGACGGGVDSSQFSEYVLRRERRGGQRDHTLIHIKQEPLD from the exons ATGCCTGGCAGCGGAGACTGCTCGAGCGACgcgacagagacagagcaggatGAACATATGAGTTGCCCGGAGAGGAGCGGAgacgaagaggaggacgagataCAGGAGGTTCAGAtaacaggggaggaggaggacgagtaTGGGGAAGACGTCGAGTTTGAGTGGGAGTCAGAGAGTGTGGACCCCAGCTCTTGCTCTGCAGCTGAGACAGAAGCGGTCGTTATGCGCAATACGGACCGGTGCGGCGgactgggagaggaggtggaccaATTTCACATCCCTGGACTCGACTCAGAACTTGAGGGAGACTCGCAGCGGTCTGACCGGTCCAGACTGAGTGAGAATACCCGCCTAGCCACGAGATATGCGGTGCGGATCTTTCGAGAGTACCTGAGTGAGAAAGCCCAAAGTCCTGACTTTGAAACTCTGGACAAGGAGGCGCTATGCGCAGTGCTCCGCTCCTTCTATGCGGAGGCGCGCTCTAAGAGCGGACAGTTGTATAGCAAGTCCTCCCTCATAAGCATCCGGAGCTCACTCAACCGCTATCTGAATGAACCTCCTTATTGTCGCACTCTGGACCTCACTAAAGACCCAGAGCTGCGCAGTGCCAATCTGACGCTTGCCGCCGTCATCCGAAAATTGGAGGAACAAGGTGCGGGTCCCGTAGTTCAGAAGCAAGCCATCACTCGGTCCGACCTTCGTAAACTCTACACCTCCGGCGCATTCAACACCGACACGCCGTTCGGGCTGCTCAATAAAGTCTGGTTCGAGACATGCATGTATTTTTgcacgagagggagagaaaatcaGCGCGAGCTGGAGGAGGACTCATTCGGACTTGCCATTGATGAGGACGGGAGAAAGTTTATCTTCTTCAAAGCTCTGGGACCATATCACAGGTCTCGCTCCGCATCTTGGACTAAAAAAAGACCCGACACGGACGAAGAAACCTTGCCGCGCATGTACGAGACGGGCACTGAGTTTTGCCCCTATGCCAGTTTCGTGAAGTATGTCTCTAAACGGAACCCTCTCTGTAAAGCGTTCTTTCAGCGCCCACGAGACCATTGCTGCGCGAGCGATATGACATGGTACGAGAACAAAGCCATCGGTAAAAACCTGCTGGGTACAAGAATGCAGATGCTGTCGCGTGCTGCAAAGCTGTCGAAGACTTACACCAACCACTGCATCGGCGCCGTGTCTATAGCAACACTCAACAGCATCGCTGGGATCGGGGCAAAGTCAGCGACGCTTTACGTTGCCTCGGAAACGGTGAATGGCGCACAGTCACATCTTCAGCTCGTGATCCCGTACATCCGACAGGTTACGGATGCCGTGGAGCTCAAACCGCAGAGGACGACGCGAAGAGCACGGACACTGTGCCCCAACGACGTCTCCGGTCCGCCTTCTCCAAAGAAACCTTGCGTGCGTTCGGAACGCGGGGATTCGCCAGCGTTCATGGAGCGTGAGACTGACCCCGTGCCCACACGACCCCCAGATTCCCACAGTGGAGAGCCCAATAGCCAGTCACCGGCTATTCTGTTGCCCGTGCAG GACAGCCGGAGCAGCAGCGGCAGCATGACCAGCCGGCCTCTGGTCTCCGTCTCCCCCGCCTCTCCCCTGGGCTCGGGCGGCATCCCCACCCCTGCCCAGCTCACCAAAACCAGCGCCCCCGTGCACATCGACGTGGGGGGCCACATGTACACCAGCAGCCTGGCCACGCTGACCAAGTACCCCGAGTCACG GATCGGCCGGCTCTTTGACGGCACCGAGCCCATCGTGTTGGACAGTCTGAAGCAGCACTACTTCATCGACCGCGACGGCCCCATGTTCCGGTACATTCTCAACTTCCTACGCACCTCCAAACTGCTCATCCCGGACGACTTCAAA gagtaTTTCCTGCTCTACGAGGAATCCAAGTTCTTCCAGCTGGCCCCGCTGCAGGCCGAGTTGGAGCGCTGGCGGAGCGAGCGCGAGGCCAGGAGCGCGTGGCGTCCGTGCGAGTGCGTGGTGGTGCGCGTGGCGCCCGAGCTCGGCGAGAGGATCACCCTGAGCGGGGAGCGGGCGCTGATCGAGGACGTGTTCCCCGAGGTGGGCGACGTCATGTGTCACTCGGTCAACGCAGGCTGGAACCACGACTCGACCCACCTCATCCGCTTCCCCCTCAACGGGTACTGTCGGCTCAACTCCGTGCAG gtgcTGGAGCGGTTGCAGCAGAGAGGGTTCGAGATAGCCGGGGCGTGCGGAGGGGGTGTGGACTCCTCTCAGTTCAGCGAGTACGTCCTGCGCAGGGAAAGGAGGGGCGGGCAGCGAGACCACACCCTCATCCATATCAAACAGGAACCCCTGGACTAA